One genomic window of Gracilinema caldarium DSM 7334 includes the following:
- a CDS encoding type II toxin-antitoxin system Phd/YefM family antitoxin, whose protein sequence is MKVTAMEARMKFGELLSRVLLNNEEITIERSGKMVAKLVKCTTSPDDSDNRGELLFSQARGLGKSIWQHDKTTEYIKAERDEWQ, encoded by the coding sequence ATGAAGGTCACAGCCATGGAAGCCCGCATGAAATTTGGAGAACTTCTTTCCCGCGTTCTATTGAATAATGAGGAAATCACCATTGAGCGATCAGGGAAGATGGTTGCCAAACTAGTAAAATGTACTACTAGTCCGGATGATTCAGATAATAGGGGGGAACTGCTTTTCTCTCAAGCCCGCGGACTTGGTAAAAGTATCTGGCAACATGATAAAACAACTGAATATATCAAAGCCGAGCGTGATGAATGGCAATAA
- a CDS encoding ABC transporter ATP-binding protein, whose product MSKTIQKQTSLRRALHYVQDSRRLFALGLFAIIVLTAGNLAGPLILRSIIDEAIPKGDLWGLMFRAALYLMILLFMGILSYVGMITIARMGLEVVSRIKYDVFSHLLTLPVSYFDAHPVGELISRTENDCERVRELFSQIAVTIIVNSLFFLGMLAVCLYLEPKVTLYLAIATPVVLMLVILVFDKLRYFYDLHRQYQAQILAHITEFIQGWDILRVFNRKDWAISRVDECSRQRRDVDVKTSMLQYGIMGALNFSLGPLFMVLIIIFFVPQVVQGALTMGTLLVFFEYSRRIFEPILAIAENIRGIHQARVSLDRIFTILDLEPEITIPHQRTEGPITFEHEIESRHVWFAYKGEDWVLKDVSFTVHRGESLAVVGASGSGKSTTIGLLCGFYRPQRGEILIDGQNLATLDLSRWRRNIGLVLQDVYLFPGSVLENIRFYDDARGGNISAGEKQLLSFARALAFNPQLVILDEATASVDIQTERKIHESMKVLFAGRTAVVVAHRLSSI is encoded by the coding sequence ATGTCTAAAACAATACAAAAACAAACCAGCCTGCGCCGGGCCCTCCATTATGTGCAGGATTCCCGCCGGCTCTTTGCCTTAGGTCTTTTTGCCATCATCGTACTCACCGCAGGGAACCTGGCGGGTCCCCTCATCCTCCGGTCCATTATTGATGAGGCAATACCCAAGGGAGACCTGTGGGGGCTCATGTTCCGGGCCGCACTTTATCTTATGATACTTCTTTTTATGGGAATCTTAAGCTATGTGGGCATGATCACCATTGCCCGGATGGGACTCGAAGTCGTGAGCCGCATCAAGTATGATGTATTTTCTCACCTCCTTACCCTTCCTGTATCCTATTTCGATGCCCACCCTGTGGGGGAGCTCATCTCCCGCACTGAAAACGACTGCGAACGGGTGCGGGAACTCTTTTCACAGATTGCGGTTACCATCATCGTCAATAGCCTCTTTTTTCTTGGCATGCTGGCGGTCTGTCTGTACCTGGAACCCAAGGTAACCCTCTATCTTGCCATAGCAACACCGGTAGTTCTCATGCTGGTAATCCTGGTTTTTGACAAACTCAGATATTTTTATGACCTGCACCGCCAGTACCAGGCACAAATTCTTGCCCACATTACAGAGTTTATCCAGGGCTGGGATATATTGCGGGTTTTTAACCGGAAAGACTGGGCAATCAGCAGGGTTGATGAATGCTCACGACAGCGGCGGGACGTGGATGTAAAAACCAGCATGCTCCAGTATGGGATTATGGGTGCCCTGAACTTTTCACTGGGCCCCCTTTTTATGGTCCTGATTATCATCTTTTTTGTTCCCCAGGTCGTACAGGGAGCCCTGACCATGGGAACCCTCCTGGTGTTTTTTGAATACAGCCGCCGTATCTTTGAGCCCATCTTGGCCATCGCGGAAAACATCCGGGGTATTCATCAAGCCCGGGTCTCGCTGGACAGGATCTTTACCATTCTCGACCTGGAACCGGAAATTACGATACCCCATCAAAGAACGGAAGGGCCAATTACCTTTGAGCATGAAATCGAATCCCGCCATGTATGGTTTGCCTACAAAGGGGAAGACTGGGTGCTCAAGGATGTATCCTTTACAGTACACCGGGGAGAATCCCTGGCAGTAGTGGGAGCCTCCGGTTCAGGAAAGAGCACCACCATAGGACTGCTCTGCGGCTTTTACCGGCCCCAGCGAGGAGAAATATTGATTGATGGGCAGAACCTGGCAACTTTGGATCTGTCCCGATGGCGGCGGAACATAGGCCTTGTTCTGCAGGACGTGTATCTCTTTCCCGGTTCTGTGCTGGAAAATATACGGTTCTATGATGATGCTAGGGGAGGCAACATTTCTGCCGGTGAAAAGCAGCTGCTTTCCTTTGCCCGGGCCCTTGCCTTTAACCCGCAACTCGTTATTCTCGACGAAGCAACCGCCAGTGTAGATATCCAGACCGAACGGAAAATTCATGAAAGCATGAAGGTCCTCTTTGCAGGGAGAACCGCAGTCGTGGTTGCACACCGGCTTTCATCAATCTAA
- a CDS encoding flavodoxin family protein, protein MAQGIIVYVTRTGNCRKLAELAAKETGFPVHEVQDLVNRKGLWGWLKAGFQASTGTASPIKEAELNLAEPDTIILVYPVWASSVCPPIRTWLRKHTKEIQNKKIGLITSNLGSPGERVRASFEREFYPLKAFTVIQERETETERLQKVRIFIENLLKN, encoded by the coding sequence ATGGCGCAGGGTATTATTGTCTATGTAACCAGGACAGGAAATTGCAGAAAACTTGCAGAACTGGCCGCAAAAGAAACCGGTTTTCCTGTTCATGAGGTCCAAGACCTGGTCAACCGAAAAGGTCTCTGGGGATGGCTGAAAGCAGGTTTTCAAGCCTCGACAGGGACTGCCTCGCCCATCAAAGAGGCGGAGCTTAACCTGGCAGAACCGGATACCATTATCCTCGTGTATCCCGTATGGGCTTCCTCGGTCTGCCCACCCATCCGCACCTGGCTTAGAAAGCATACAAAGGAAATTCAAAATAAAAAAATTGGCCTTATCACCAGCAATCTCGGCAGTCCCGGCGAACGGGTCCGTGCATCCTTTGAGCGGGAGTTTTACCCCTTAAAAGCCTTTACGGTTATTCAGGAACGGGAAACTGAAACAGAGCGC